From a region of the Oncorhynchus mykiss isolate Arlee chromosome 32, USDA_OmykA_1.1, whole genome shotgun sequence genome:
- the LOC110488094 gene encoding cyclin-dependent kinase 5 activator 1-like: MGTVLSLSPAFRKNSYYDTRPGSLNHYPSLSSRSLNTQKDRASGLKRGQSIFLPALTWKRLVASTKKRGGSKKCPGGPGSLGDPLNNNNIYQKDPVLHLNRENVKKSLSCANLSSYDGPTGLGLGIGFGQGHYSYGMGMKPQQLSSVKKVPHQGTATSSPKRIIVQASTSELLRCLGEFLCGRCYRLKHLSPADPVLWLRAVDRSLLLQGWQDQAFVTPANVVFVYMLCRDVVDGDLVASEHELQATLLTCLYLSYSYMGNEISYPLKPFLVEAGKEAFWDRCLAIIDATSAKMLRINADPHFFTQVFAELKSEGGCSPQDYSRVLDR; encoded by the coding sequence ATGGGCACAGTATTATCCCTTTCCCCTGCATTCAGGAAGAACAGCTACTATGACACGCGGCCTGGCTCACTCAACCACTACCCGAGCCTGAGCAGCCGTTCGCTCAACACTCAGAAAGACCGCGCCAGTGGCCTGAAACGGGGACAGTCAATCTTTCTCCCAGCCCTCACCTGGAAACGCCTTGTCGCCTCCACCAAGAAACGAGGGGGCTCTAAGAAATGTCCTGGGGGTCCGGGGTCACTTGGAGACcccctcaacaacaacaacatctaccaGAAGGATCCGGTGTTGCACCTCAACCGCGAGAATGTCAAGAAGTCTCTGTCGTGTGCCAACCTCTCAAGCTACGACGGGCCAACGGGACTGGGTCTGGGGATAGGCTTCGGCCAGGGGCACTACAGCTATGGCATGGGCATGAAGCCCCAGCAGCTGTCCTCTGTCAAGAAGGTGCCCCACCAAGGAACGGCCACCTCATCCCCCAAGCGCATCATTGTCCAGGCGTCCACCAGTGAACTTCTCCGGTGCCTGGGTGAGTTCCTGTGTGGCCGCTGCTACCGGCTGAAGCACCTCTCCCCTGCGGACCCGGTGCTGTGGCTGCGGGCGGTGGACcgctctctgctcctccagggcTGGCAGGATCAGGCCTTCGTGACTCCGGCCAACGTGGTGTTTGTCTACATGCTGTGTCGTGATGTGGTGGATGGAGACCTGGTGGCGTCAGAGCACGAGCTTCAGGCCACACTACTCACCTGTCTCTACCTGTCCTATTCCTACATGGGCAATGAGATATCCTACCCACTGAAACCTTTTCTGGTGGAGGCTGGCAAGGAGGCCTTCTGGGACCGCTGCCTAGCCATCATCGACGCCACCAGCGCCAAGATGTTGCGCATCAACGCCGACCCGCACTTCTTCACCCAGGTGTTCGCTGAGCTGAAGAGTGAAGGGGGCTGCAGCCCACAGGACTACAGCCGCGTGCTGGACCGGTGA